One part of the Eucalyptus grandis isolate ANBG69807.140 chromosome 10, ASM1654582v1, whole genome shotgun sequence genome encodes these proteins:
- the LOC104423414 gene encoding UPF0481 protein At3g47200 has product MDHPANEIEELGDPADQKDTIISVAGPVGAEQFMRYGLTSPPRNSREAGPVDAEAGSHSKAVTYCLARVRSQLGERERERSFPARTSSRTIFRIPPTLRGINPKAEKPEIVSIGPYHRGREDLLEFEEHKWFFLKRFLHRTSLKMESLVISVARLESSARRCYSEPVLMSSGDFLEMMLLDGCFVLELLFHFFRSGNAIDEDDPIFTQPWDNPDSHQGFAEAREPGSVLASRDGVFLLRLINGHRAGKRNFGHALSENVRSVYPIPAEFLKCYGYAQCHHLLDLFYMTLFPINGIHSNYPQKYRPSDQSVPCVTQLRLSGIKFKSRKTQNFLNISFEKRVLEIPSITINDFTTTVLINCIALEQCQETATSTSLITSPS; this is encoded by the coding sequence atggatcaTCCAGCAAACGAGATCGAGGAACTGGGAGATCCAGCAGATCAAAAAGACACAATCATATCCGTTGCAGGGCCGGTCGGAGCGGAACAGTTTATGCGTTATGGACTGACTTCACCCCCAAGAAACTCCCGTGAAGCCGGCCCTGTTGATGCCGAAGCAGGATCGCACAGTAAGGCAGTAACTTACTGCTTGGCCCGCGTTAGGAGCCAACTAggggaaagggaaagggaaagaagcTTCCCAGCCAGGACCTCGTCTCGCACCATCTTTAGGATCCCTCCAACTCTTCGCGGGATCAATCCTAAGGCCGAAAAACCTGAGATTGTATCTATAGGCCCGTACCACAGGGGCCGGGAGGATTTGCTCGAGTTCGAAGAGCACAAGTGGTTCTTCCTCAAGAGGTTCCTTCACCGCACGTCCTTGAAGATGGAAAGTCTTGTCATATCCGTGGCACGCCTAGAGAGTTCTGCCCGGCGCTGCTACTCGGAGCCTGTGCTCATGTCGAGTGGTGACTTCCTGGAGATGATGCTACTGGATGGTTGCTTTGTGCTGGAACTCCTATTCCACTTTTTCAGGAGCGGTAATGCGATTGACGAAGACGACCCCATCTTTACACAACCTTGGGATAATCCCGATTCTCATCAGGGATTTGCTGAAGCTCGAGAACCAGGTTCCGTACTTGCTTCTCGAGACGGTGTTTTCCTCCTCAGGCTTATTAACGGTCATCGGGCTGGAAAAAGAAACTTTGGGCACGCTCTTTCTGAAAATGTTCGATCTGTTTACCCAATACCCGCGGAGTTTCTCAAATGTTACGGATATGCCCAGTGCCATCATTTACTTGACCTGTTTTACATGACTCTCTTTCCGATTAACGGGATCCACAGCAACTACCCACAGAAGTACCGACCGTCCGATCAATCCGTACCATGTGTGACCCAGCTTAGGCTTTCCGGAATCAAATTCAAGTCCAGGAAGACGCAAAACTTCCTGAACATAAGCTTCGAGAAACGGGTGCTCGAGATACCATCCATCACCATCAACGACTTCACGACCACCGTGCTGATAAACTGCATCGCCCTGGAACAATGCCAGGAAACAGCCACCAGTACATCACTGATTACATCTCCTTCATGA